ATTCGCAATCGCCATGGCGACCTTGCGCGCATCGGCGTCGGAACGCGCGCCGGATACGGACACTTCCACAAATTTTGTGGCCCCTTCGCCATCGCGCACGACCTGATGCGCCAGATCCAGCATGACCTTGCCCAAGGCGTCTGAAAACGCGCGGGCTGCGTCACTGGCGGCATCATCAATCACGGGCATGTCGGCTTGCCCTGTGGCCCCAACCAACACCATATCCGATGTTGATGTGTCGCTGTCCACGGTAATGCAGTTGAAACTGCGGTCAGTCTGCTGCGACAGAATGGACTGCAAGACAGGGCGCGTGATCTTTGCATCGGTGAAGATATAGACCAGCATCGTTGCCATATCGGGGGCAATCATGCCGGACCCTTTGGCAAAACCCGCAATCGTGACGGGCGAACCGTCAATGTCGGTGGTGACACTGGCCCCTTTGGGGAACGTGTCGGTTGTCATGATGGCGCGGGCCGCGTCCTGCAAGGCCGCACCGGACAGGCTAGGTATCAATTCATCAAGCACACCAACAATACGGTCATGCGGCAGCGTCTCGCCGATCACACCGGTCGAGGATGTGAAGACGCGCGTGGCTGGCAAGCCCAGCTTTTGCGACAGCGCAGCACTTAGCGCCTTGACGGAGTCCACCCCCGCCGCGCCGGTGAACGCATTTGCGTTACCGGAATTGACAAGGATAGCGGCCCCTTCGGTGCCGTCGCCCGCGATCTTGGCCTGTGCATCCAGCACCGATGCCGACCGTGTGGCAGAACGGGTGAAGGTGCCCGCGACAACCGAAGCCGGGTCCAGCACCGCGAGCATGACATCGGTGCGCCCTGTGTAGCGCACGCCCGCAGCCGCCGTGGCCAGTCGCACCCCCCGGATGGCAGGCAGGTCTGGAAATTGCGCTGGTGCCAGCGGCGACACCAAAGGTGCATTCCGGGCCACGCCTTGCGCGGCCTGTTTTACCTGTGCCTTCAGCGATTTGATCTTTTTCTTCAGCTTCTT
Above is a window of Roseinatronobacter sp. S2 DNA encoding:
- the argJ gene encoding bifunctional glutamate N-acetyltransferase/amino-acid acetyltransferase ArgJ — encoded protein: MAAKKKLKKKIKSLKAQVKQAAQGVARNAPLVSPLAPAQFPDLPAIRGVRLATAAAGVRYTGRTDVMLAVLDPASVVAGTFTRSATRSASVLDAQAKIAGDGTEGAAILVNSGNANAFTGAAGVDSVKALSAALSQKLGLPATRVFTSSTGVIGETLPHDRIVGVLDELIPSLSGAALQDAARAIMTTDTFPKGASVTTDIDGSPVTIAGFAKGSGMIAPDMATMLVYIFTDAKITRPVLQSILSQQTDRSFNCITVDSDTSTSDMVLVGATGQADMPVIDDAASDAARAFSDALGKVMLDLAHQVVRDGEGATKFVEVSVSGARSDADARKVAMAIANSPLVKTAIAGEDPNWGRIVMAVGKSGAEADRDRLSIRFGPHLVAFQGQVAPSYAEQVGAEYMRQQDLVIGVDLRLGVGASTVWTCDLTHRYIDINTDYRS